One genomic segment of Panicum virgatum strain AP13 chromosome 2N, P.virgatum_v5, whole genome shotgun sequence includes these proteins:
- the LOC120661718 gene encoding zinc finger CCCH domain-containing protein 50-like has translation MGDLADLACAGEAARSHLAGGGRRDLLAELLELAAADDAAGFREKLAAAGGDAELADGVGLWYGRSKAYEPRTPLMVAATYGSAEVVSLLLGLGCVDVNRRPGVDGATPLHCAASGGSPNAVAIVKVLLAAGADPVTPDAAGRFPADVILAPPASPDGLGDLEMLLGRRRGLAVATLVPSGSSSPPLSSSPDEGNRSPSSRSSSLSPITVDRAKKEYPVDPTLPDIKSSVYASDEFRMFAFKVRPCSRAYSHDWTECPFVHPGENARRRDPRKHPYTAVPCPNFRRPGGCPSGDSCEFSHGVFESWLHPSQYRTRLCKEGAACARRICFFAHDEDELRHVPHNSGAGLLSPRASSSIDMTAAAALGLLPGSPTRHFVPPPLSPSAANNGGGAAAHWLQGSRLRSSFNARDAQADDIGTLLEWESQYLGALSRSQPRLSSGLSIRPTAIAPSNLEEMYASDMAMSPRFTNDQSHSVYSPAHKSALLNKFHQQKGLLSPVNTNRMYSPRGLDPSIIHSPFGGMSPRSPRTMEPTSPLSARVGATVTQRDMFDHFSSVNKHQLPSVGSPRNRNASWGNIGTPKSKVDWGVDNEELVRLRHPAQPGAAEEEPDVSWVQSLVNNAELNGKRGEMAGVASGPMGRPDLSSQGDLVDQTMIASLLEQQMHLEPK, from the coding sequence ATGGGCGACCTTGCTGATCTCGCGTGCGCGGGCGAGGCCGCGCGCTCGcatctcgccggcggcggccgccgggacctgctggcggagctgctggagctcgcggcggcggacgacgccGCGGGGTTCCGGGAGAAGctcgcggcggcaggcggcgatGCGGAGCTGGCGGACGGGGTGGGTCTGTGGTACGGCCGGAGCAAGGCGTACGAGCCGCGCACGCCGCTGATGGTGGCGGCGACGTACGGCAGCGCGGAGGTTGTGTCGCTGCTGCTCGGCctgggatgcgtcgacgtcAACCGGCGCCCGGGCGTCGATGGCGCTACCCCGCTGCACTGCGCCGCCTCCGGCGGCTCGCCGAACGCCGTCGCCATCGTCAAGGTGCTCCTGGCTGCCGGCGCCGACCCGGTCacccccgacgccgccggccgcttccCTGCCGACGTCATCCTGGCTCCTCCTGCTTCGCCGGACGGCTTGGGCGATCTGGAGATgctccttggccgccgccgaggtCTAGCTGTCGCGACCTTGGTGCCATCGGGCTCGTCCTCCCCGCCACTCTCGTCCTCGCCGGATGAGGGCAACAGGTCGCCATCTTCGCGGTCATCTTCGTTGTCCCCGATCACCGTGGACCGTGCCAAGAAGGAGTACCCAGTGGATCCGACGCTGCCGGACATCAAGAGCAGCGTCTATGCCTCCGACGAGTTCCGCATGTTTGCATTCAAGGTGCGGCCCTGCTCCAGGGCCTACTCGCATGACTGGACCGAGTGTCCGTTTGTGCACCCCGGTGAGAACGCCCGCCGCCGGGATCCCCGCAAGCACCCGTACACTGCTGTGCCCTGCCCCAACTTCCGCCGCCCTGGTGGCTGCCCCAGTGGTGATAGCTGCGAGTTCTCCCATGGTGTGTTCGAGAGCTGGCTCCACCCGTCGCAGTACCGCACAAGGCTCTGTAAGGAGGGCGCGGCTTGTGCCCGCCGCATCTGCTTCTTCGCCCATGATGAAGATGAGCTCCGCCATGTGCCTCACAATAGTGGTGCAGGTTTGCTGTCTCCCCGCGCATCTTCATCTATTGACatgactgctgctgctgctcttgggCTTCTACCTGGATCTCCTACCAGGCACTTTGTGCCACCCCCGCTGTCACCATCTGCCGCCAACAATGGTGGAGGTGCTGCTGCTCATTGGCTCCAAGGTAGCAGGCTGCGTTCTTCTTTCAATGCAAGAGATGCACAGGCTGATGACATTGGCACGCTCCTGGAATGGGAATCACAATACCTTGGAGCGCTCAGCCGATCCCAGCCCCGTCTTTCTTCTGGTCTGAGCATTCGGCCAACAGCAATTGCTCCATCTAACCTCGAAGAGATGTATGCTTCAGATATGGCAATGTCACCAAGGTTCACCAATGACCAAAGCCACTCAGTCTACTCACCAGCACACAAATCAGCCCTCCTAAACAAGTTTCATCAACAAAAGGGCCTCCTGTCACCTGTTAATACCAACAGGATGTACTCTCCAAGGGGTCTTGATCCATCAATTATCCATTCTCCATTTGGTGGCATGTCTCCTCGGTCCCCTCGCACCATGGAGCCAACATCTCCTCTAAGTGCCCGCGTTGGAGCTACTGTCACGCAGCGTGATATGTTTGATCATTTCTCGTCCGTGAACAAGCATCAGTTGCCATCTGTTGGATCGCCACGGAATCGTAATGCTTCATGGGGCAACATTGGTACCCCAAAGAGTAAGGTTGACTGGGGTGTTGACAATGAGGAGCTGGTCCGTTTGAGGCATCCTGCGCAACCAGGAGCTGCAGAAGAGGAGCCAGATGTGTCATGGGTGCAGTCACTGGTGAACAATGCTGAGCTGAATGGCAAGAGGGGTGAAATGGCAGGCGTGGCCTCTGGACCTATGGGTAGGCCTGACCTGAGCAGTCAGGGTGATTTAGTGGATCAGACGATGATTGCTTCTTTGCTTGAGCAGCAGATGCACTTGGAGCCAAAATAA
- the LOC120661722 gene encoding HVA22-like protein k, with protein MALLAPAISGEVGLRLLLAPLSSNVVIRTASCVVGIGLPVYSTFRAIEKKDEKEKERLLLYWAVYGSFSIAEVFADKLLSSVPLYYHVKFAILVWIQFPSNGGSKRVYKKYLRPFFLKHQAKIDRFLNILSKELTKFVSSHEDEIRFIENMAIRGATTANYIVNGLDQPDEPQAINAIEGPNPTTTEEAGGLGSET; from the exons ATGGCTCTCCTCGCCcccgccatctccggcgag GTGGGTTTGCGGCTCTTATTGGCACCACTAAGCTCTAATGTAGTCATCCGTACAGCCAG tTGTGTCGTGGGGATTGGTCTACCTGTATACTCCACTTTCAGAGCTATAGAGAAGAaggatgaaaaagagaaagagcGGTTGCTCTTGTATTGGGCAG TGTATGGATCCTTTAGCATTGCTGAAGTCTTTGCAGATAAGCTTCTTTCAAG TGTTCCTCTCTATTATCATGTGAAGTTTGCTATCCTTGTGTGGATCCAGTTCCCTTCAAACGGG GGATCCAAGCGTGTGTACAAAAAATACCTACGTCCATTTTTCCTGAAACATCAGGCAAAAATTGATAGATTTCTGAATATTCTGTCAAAGGAACTT ACGAAGTTTGTCAGCAGCCATGAAGATGAAATTCGTTTTATAGAGAACATGGCCATCAGAGGTGCTACCACAG CAAACTACATCGTAAATGGCCTTGACCAACCTGATGAACCACAAGCGATTAATGCAATTGAAGGTCCGAATCCAACTACAACGGAAGAAGCTGGTGGGTTGGGATCTGAGACTTGA
- the LOC120661721 gene encoding protein TIC 20-I, chloroplastic-like: protein MVQCQGLSGGNAQLLAFPGRSSSLRSTQFHVKRNTFSAGALRVGTDSIRHGMTTSLPKENSVKGIPSLSIRHNQHPRSVSCQASSLASFSYPELTSKPRWWWRTLACVPYLLPLHNMWSYADVIYQLHTYLQGFSLLYTFIDTMTLCPGWLFLVIFMTVYFFVVRRKWSPHFLRFHVILAILLDTGSQAVATMCTWMPSIVYQGKPMQYFWMSIAFIQIFTVLECMRCALCGMYPNVPFISHTAFIHSDLNLFR, encoded by the exons ATGGTTCAGTGTCAGGGCTTATctggtggaaatgctcagcttCTTGCTTTTCCTGGTAGATCATCAAGTCTAAGGAGCACCCAGTTTCATGTTAAGAGGAATACTTTCTCTGCAGGAGCTCTACGAG TTGGTACAGACTCCATTCGTCATGGCATGACTACATCATTGCCAAAGGAAAATTCTGTCAAGGGCATTCCATCACTATCAATAAGGCACAATCAGCATCCGAGGTCCGTTAGCTGTCAAGCATCCTCATTGGCATCATTCAGCTACCCGGAGCTGACTTCCAAACCCAGATGGTGGTGGAGAACACTTGCTTGTGTGCCATACTTGCTGCCACTCCACAACATGTGGTCTTACGCCGATGTGATCTACCAGCTGCACACTTACTTGCAGGGGTTTTCGCTGCTGTACACGTTCATTGATACCATGACACTGTGTCCTGGGTGGCTCTTCTTGGTGATATTTATGACGGTGTACTTCTTCGTTGTGAGGCGGAAGTGGTCACCACACTTTCTGAGGTTCCATGTGATCTTGGCTATCCTCTTGGACACTGGCTCCCAAGCAGTGGCCACCATGTGTACCTGGATGCCAAGCATCGTGTATCAGGGGAAACCGATGCAGTACTTCTGGATGTCCATCGCCTTCATACAGATCTTCACGGTGCTCGAGTGTATGCGGTGTGCTCTTTGTGGAATGTACCCAAATGTCCCATTCATATCACACACTGCGTTCATTCACTCTGATCTGAACCTGTTCAGATAG
- the LOC120661720 gene encoding calcium-dependent protein kinase 20, producing MGNCCVTAGGAAGEGGGKTKKPKEPKQKKGKKPNPFSIEYNRSAPPGAAPRLVVLREPTGRDIAARYELGGELGRGEFGVTYLCTDRDSGEALACKSISKKKLRTPVDVEDVRREVEIMRHLPKHPNIVTLRDTYEDDNAVHLVMELCEGGELFDRIVARGHYTERAAALVTRTIVEVVQMCHKHGVMHRDLKPENFLFANKKETAALKAIDFGLSVFFTPGERFTEIVGSPYYMAPEVLKRNYGPEVDVWSAGVILYILLCGVPPFWAETEQGVAQAIIRSVIDFKRDPWPRVSDNAKDLVRGMLNPDPKRRLTAQQVLDHPWLQNIKKAPNVNLGETVKARLQQFSVMNKFKKHALRVIAEHLSVEEAADIKDMFEKMDLNKDQMLSFDELKLGLHKFGHQMPDADVQILMEAADADGNGSLDYGEFVTLSVHLRKIGNDEHLHKAFAYFDRNQSGYIEIDELRESLADDLGQNHEEVINAIIRDVDTDKDGKISYDEFAAMMKAGTDWRKASRQYSRERFTSLSLKLQKDGSLQMTSTQ from the exons atggGCAACTGCTGCGTGACGGCGGGGGGAGCCGCCGGTGAGGGCGGCGGCAAGACCAAGAAGCCCAAGGAGCCGAAGCAGAAGAAGGGCAAGAAGCCGAACCCCTTCTCGATCGAGTACaaccgctccgcgccgccgggcgccgcgccgcggctggTGGTGCTGCGGGAGCCCACGGGGCGGGACATCGCGGCGCGGTACGAGCTGGGCGGGGAGCTCGGGCGCGGCGAGTTCGGGGTCACATACCTCTGCACGGACCGCGACTCCGGGGAGGCGCTGGCCTGCAAGTCCATCTCCAAGAAGAAGCTCCGCACCCCCGTCGACGTCGAGGACGTGCGCCGGGAGGTGGAGATCATGCGCCACCTCCCCAAGCACCCCAACATCGTCACGCTCAGGGATACGTACGAGGACGACAATGCCGTGCACCTCGTCATGGAGCTCTGCGAGGGCGGGGAGCTCTTCGACCGGATCGTGGCGCGGGGGCACTACAcagagcgcgccgccgccttggtcACGCGCACCATCGTCGAGGTCGTGCAG ATGTGCCATAAGCATGGAGTGATGCACAGGGATCTCAAACCAGAGAATTTCTTGTTTGCAAACAAGAAAGAAACAGCGGCCCTAAAAGCAATTGATTTTGGCCTGTCTGTATTTTTCACTCCAG GCGAACGATTCACTGAGATTGTCGGAAGCCCTTATTACATGGCTCCAGAGGTGCTAAAGAGGAACTACGGCCCAGAAGTTGATGTTTGGAGTGCAGGAGTGATTCTTTACATTCTTCTTTGTGGCGTCCCTCCATTCTGGGCAG AAACCGAACAGGGTGTTGCTCAAGCAATTATCCGTTCTGTCATTGATTTTAAAAGAGACCCATGGCCAAGGGTCTCAGATAATGCAAAAGATCTTGTCAGGGGAATGCTCAATCCAGATCCAAAACGACGATTAACAGCTCAGCAAGTGCTCG ATCACCCATGGTTACAGAACATTAAGAAGGCTCCAAATGTCAATTTGGGTGAAACTGTTAAGGCTAGACTACAACAGTTCTCTGTGATGAACAAGTTCAAGAAGCATGCACTTAGG GTCATAGCTGAACATCTTTCAGTAGAAGAGGCTGCTGACATAAAGGACATGTTTGAAAAGATGGATCTTAACAAGGATCAAATGCTTAGTTTTGATGAACTGAAGCTTGGTCTGCATAAGTTTGGTCACCAAATGCCTGATGCTGATGTCCAAATACTAATGGAAGCT GCGGATGCTGATGGAAATGGATCCTTGGATTATGGAGAATTTGTTACATTATCTGTCCACCTAAGAAAGATTGGCAATGATGAGCATCTGCATAAGGCATTTGCGTACTTTGACCGGAACCAGAGTGGGTATATTGAAATCGATGAACTCCGTGAGTCATTAGCTGATGACCTGGGACAAAATCACGAGGAAGTTATCAATGCCATTATCCGTGATGTAGACACTGATAAG GATGGCAAGATCAGCTACGATGAGTTTGCGGCGATGATGAAGGCTGGAACGGACTGGAGGAAAGCCTCAAGACAGTACTCAAGAGAGCGGTTCACCAGCCTGAGCCTAAAGCTGCAAAAGGACGGATCATTGCAGATGACAAGTACCCAATAG